In Bacteroidia bacterium, the genomic stretch TTGATTGCTTGTCCGGGATACACCGCATCGAACATCCGAAATGTGGCCCTATCGGCTGATGGAAGTGCACAAGGTGAAACCCCGTTTGAGGAAGGAAATTTGATGAGTGCTGAGGAAGTAGCTTCACATATTGTGTCCTCGGTAAGGAGCAGGAAGGATAGATTGGTACTGACTAGGCAAGGAAAATTGCTTGTATTTTTGAATAAATTTTTTCCGAAATGGGTTGATCATTTGGTTTATAATACTGTTTCGAAGGAAGCCAATTCACCATTTAAATAAGATGGACAATTCGACCAAGAGAAGAATATTTAGGAAGGTAGAGAGTTTGGATGAAGAGCGTTTACAGGCCTTGTATCATTGGTTGGGATTGGATGAGGAAGATGATATTCAAAAAGCAAGGGAAAGAAACACCAATTTAGCAGGAGTTTGGAAAACTGTTCCGGATTTAGTTTTTAACGCCGTATTAAAGGAAATTTACACGAATAGAAAAGCTAAAAAGCTCTAGGGATGCAGGCATTGATAGAAACCGATATTTTGTTTCTCTATTTAAAGGGAAATAAACAAGTAGAAAGTCAGATGAAAAAGTATTTAGCTGAATACGGAAGGCTGAATATCAGTGTATTATCCTACGATGAAATCATTGAAAACTTGAATGCTAACAAAGCTATGAAGCAATTAAATGATTTTATGGAATTTTCGCGTTATAATAACATTATTCCATTGACTGTCAATTCGATTGAGATAGCTGCCGGACTTTATTCTTCAGCAAAGAGTTTAAAAAATCCATTTGACGACATCAGTATCCTTATTGCAGCTATTTGTTTAGAAAACCAATACAAATTAATTACCAGACAACCTGAATTTTTCAATCGGATAAGCGGATTGGTAGTAGAAAATTGGGAAATGGCTTAAATGAGATCCAGGAGGTTATTAACTCCAAAATCTCTGGTTTTAATAAAACCTTCTCCATGTTCAGT encodes the following:
- a CDS encoding type II toxin-antitoxin system VapC family toxin is translated as MQALIETDILFLYLKGNKQVESQMKKYLAEYGRLNISVLSYDEIIENLNANKAMKQLNDFMEFSRYNNIIPLTVNSIEIAAGLYSSAKSLKNPFDDISILIAAICLENQYKLITRQPEFFNRISGLVVENWEMA